Proteins encoded within one genomic window of Cyprinus carpio isolate SPL01 chromosome B22, ASM1834038v1, whole genome shotgun sequence:
- the uchl5 gene encoding ubiquitin carboxyl-terminal hydrolase isozyme L5: MSGSAGEWCLMESDPGVFTELIKGFGCKGAQVEEIWSMEPENFENLKPVHGLIFLFKWQPGEEPAGSIVQDSRLEQIFFAKQVINNACATQAIVSVLLNCTHPDMHLGETLTEFKEFSQSFDAAMKGLALSNSEVIRQVHNSFARQQMFEFDAKSSAKEEDAFHFVSYVPVNGRLYELDGLREGPIDLGVCNQDDWISAVRPVIEKRIQKYSEGEIRFNLMAIVSDRKMIYEKKIVELQAQLTEEEPMDTDQSGNHLSSIQTEIAKYQLQIEEENQKLKRYKIENIRRKHNYLPFIMELLKTLAEYQQLIPLVEKAKEKQSAKKIQEAK; this comes from the exons GATGCAAAGGTGCACAGGTAGAAGAGATATGGAGCATGGAGCCGGAAAACTTTGAAAATCTCAA GCCCGTTCATGGTCTGATTTTCCTCTTCAAGTGGCAACCCGGTGAGGAGCCAGCGGGGTCTATAGTTCAAGACTCAAGGCTGGAGCAGATCTTCTTCGCCAAGCAG GTCATCAATAATGCCTGTGCGACCCAAGCGATCGTCAGCGTGTTGTTAAACTGTACACATCCTGATATGCACCTTGGGGAAACGCTGACAGAATTTAAAGAGTTTTCACAGAGTTTTGATGCTGCG ATGAAGGGTCTTGCTCTCAGTAACTCTGAAGTGATTCGACAAGTTCACAACAGCTTCGCCAG acaaCAGATGTTTGAGTTTGACGCAAAGTCGTCGGCTAAAGAAGAGGACGCTTTTCATTTTGTGAGCTACGTTCCTGTTAACGGCCGACTTTATGAGTTGGATGGACTTCGTGAAGGACCCATAGATCTGG gtGTGTGTAACCAGGATGATTGGATCAGTGCTGTGCGGCCCGTCATTGAGAAAAGAATACAGAA ATACAGCGAGGGTGAGATTCGATTCAACTTGATGGCCATTGTTTCAGACCGCAAGATGATTTATGAGAAGAAGATCGTTGAGCTGCAGGCGCAGCTCACAGAG GAAGAGCCGATGGACACAGACCAGAGTGGAAATCATCTCAGCTCTATCCAGACAGAGATCGCCAAGTATCAGCTCCAGATCGAAGAAGAGAACCAAAAACTGAAAAGATACAAA attgagaACATTAGAAGGAAGCACAACTACCTCCCCTTTATAATGGAGTTACTGAAGACGCTGGCTGAATATCAGCAGCTGATACCACTGGTGGAGAAG GCAAAGGAAAAACAAAGTGCCAAAAAAATACAAGAAGCCAAGTAA